From Triticum urartu cultivar G1812 chromosome 2, Tu2.1, whole genome shotgun sequence, a single genomic window includes:
- the LOC125535617 gene encoding fruit protein pKIWI502 encodes MATAATISATPLAPLPSSRHAFASPKMLRSLPFLRRRLPSLAAAAVKQDAAVWNAAPVASIGAASADGSLFHLRVDLSDAADLASSFTAPGQYLLVRVPGEDDLKPAFMAIASPPGGGAFEFLVKAVPGATAEKLCGLRDGDVVELGAIMGKGFPVERVTPADAAETLLLFATGTGISPIRSLIEFGFAAKQRADVRLYYGARNLETMAYQERFAEWESSGLKIVPVLSRPDDGWKGERGYVQRAFLEAKNIANPASTGAVLCGQSQMIEEVTSALTADGVSQDKILKNF; translated from the coding sequence ATGGCCACGGCCGCCACCATCTCCGCCACGCCCCTcgcccccctcccctcctcccggCATGCCTTCGCCAGCCCCAAAATGCTGCGCTCGCTCCCCTTCCTCCGGCGCCGCCTGCCCTCCCTGGCGGCCGCCGCGGTCAAGCAGGACGCGGCGGTCTGGAACGCGGCCCCCGTCGCCTCCATCGGCGCGGCCAGCGCCGACGGCTCGCTCTTCCACCTGCGCGTAGACCTCTCCGACGCCGCCGACCTCGCGTCCTCCTTCACCGCGCCGGGGCAGTACCTCCTGGTCCGCGTCCCCGGGGAGGACGACCTCAAGCCGGCCTTCATGGCCATCGCGTCGCCGCCGGGGGGAGGCGCTTTCGAGTTCCTCGTCAAGGCCGTGCCCGGCGCCACCGCGGAGAAGCTCTGCGGCCTCCGCGACGGGGACGTGGTGGAGCTCGGCGCAATCATGGGGAAGGGGTTCCCGGTCGAGAGGGTGACCCCGGCGGACGCCGCGGAGACGCTGCTCCTCTTCGCCACCGGGACCGGGATCAGCCCGATCCGCTCGCTCATCGAGTTCGGCTTCGCGGCCAAGCAGAGAGCTGACGTGAGGCTCTACTATGGCGCCAGGAATCTGGAAACAATGGCGTATCAGGAGAGATTTGCAGAGTGGGAGTCATCTGGGCTCAAGATAGTGCCGGTCCTGTCACGGCCAGATGATGGCtggaaaggtgaaaggggttATGTTCAGCGTGCGTTCTTGGAAGCCAAGAACATTGCCAATCCTGCTTCCACTGGGGCTGTGCTATGCGGGCAAAGCCAAATGATCGAGGAGGTCACCTCGGCCCTTACAGCAGATGGCGTATCACAGGATAAAATCTTGAAGAACTTCTAG
- the LOC125535616 gene encoding probable cellulose synthase A catalytic subunit 8 [UDP-forming]: MDGDADALKSGRHGAGDVCQICADGLGTTVDGDVFTACDVCRFPVCRPCYEHERKDGTQACLQCKTKYKRHRGSPAIRGEEGDDTDADDGSDFNYPASGTEDQKQKIADRMRSWRMNTGGSGNVGHPKYDSGEIGLSKYDSGEIPRGYVPSVTNSQMSGEIPGASPDHHMMSPTGNISRRAPFPYVNHSPNPSREFSGSIGNVAWKERVDGWKMKQDKGAIPMTNGTSIAPSEGRAATDIDASTEYNMEDALLNDETRQPLSRKVPIASSKINPYRMVIVLRLVVLSIFLHYRLTNPVRNAYPLWLLSVICEIWFALSWILDQFPKWFPINRETYLDRLALRYDREGEPSQLAAVDIFVSTVDPLKEPPIVTANTVLSILAVDYPVDKVSCYVSDDGASMLTFDALAETSEFARKWVPFVKKYDIEPRAPEFYFCQKIDYLKDKVQPSFVKDRRAMKREYEEFKIRINALVSKALKVPEEGWIMQDGTPWPGNNTRDHPGMIQVFLGHSGGLDTEGNELPRLVYVSREKRPGFQHHKKAGAMNALVRVSAVLTNGQYMLNLDCDHYINNSKAVREAMCFLMDPNLGPQVCYVQFPQRFDGIDRNDRYANRNTVFFDINLRGLDGIQGPVYVGTGCVFNRTAIYGYEPPIKAKKPGFLASLCGGKKKASKSKKRSSDKKKSNKHVDSSVPVFNLEDIEEGVEGAGFDDEKSVLMSQMSLEKRFGQSAAFVASTLMEYGGVPQSSTPESLLKEAIHVISCGYEDKSEWGTEIGWIYGSVTEDILTGFKMHARGWRSVYCMPKRPAFKGSAPINLSDRLNQVLRWALGSVEILFSRHCPLWYGYGGRLKFLERFAYINTTIYPLTSLPLLVYCILPAICLLTGKFIMPEISNLASIWFIALFLSIFATGILEMRWSGVGIDEWWRNEQFWVIGGISAHLFAVFQGLLKVLAGIDTNFTVTSKANDEEGDFAELYMFKWTTLLIPPTTILIINMVGVVAGTSYAINSGYQSWGPLFGKLFFAFWVIVHLYPFLKGLMGRQNRTPTIVIVWAVLLASIFSLLWVRVDPFTTRLAGPNIQTCGINC; this comes from the exons ATGGACGGCGACGCGGACGCCCTG AAGTCCGGGAGGCACGGGGCCGGGGACGTGTGCCAGATCTGCGCCGACGGCCTGGGCACCACGGTGGACGGCGACGTCTTCACCGCCTGCGACGTCTGCCGCTTCCCGGTCTGCCGCCCCTGCTACGAGCACGAGCGCAAGGACGGCACCCAGGCCTGCCTCCAGTGCAAGACCAAGTACAAGCGCCACAGAG GGAGCCCAGCGATCCGCGGGGAGGAAGGCGACGACACTGATGCCGATGATGGCAGTGACTTCAACTACCCTGCATCTGGCACTGAGGACCAGAAGCAGAAGATTGCTGACAGGATGCGCAGCTGGCGCATGAACACCGGGGGCAGTGGCAATGTTGGCCACCCCAAGTATGACAGTGGCGAGATCGGCCTCTCCAAGTATGACAGTGGAGAGATCCCTAGGGGATACGTCCCTTCAGTCACCAACAGCCAG ATGTCAGGAGAAATCCCTGGAGCTTCGCCTGATCATCACATGATGTCCCCTACGGGGAACATCAGCAGACGTGCTCCGTTTCCCTATGTGAATCATTCAC CAAATCCGTCAAGGGAGTTCTCCGGCAGTATTGGGAATGTTGCCTGGAAAGAGAGAGTTGATGGCTGGAAAATGAAGCAGGACAAGGGTGCGATTCCCATGACTAATGGGACAAGCATTGCTCCCTCTGAAGGTCGGGCAGCTACTGACATCGATGCATCTACTGAATACAACATGGAAGACGCTTTACT GAATGATGAAACTCGCCAGCCTCTATCTAGAAAAGTCCCCATTGCTTCCTCCAAAATAAATCCCTACAGAATGGTCATTGTTCTGCGGTTGGTTGTTCTAAGCATCTTCCTGCACTACCGTCTCACAAATCCTGTGCGTAATGCATACCCACTGTGGCTTTTATCTGTTATATGTGAGATTTGGTTTGCTTTATCCTGGATACTGGATCAGTTCCCGAAGTGGTTTCCAATCAACCGGGAGACCTACCTTGATAGACTGGCTTTAAG GTATGACCGAGAAGGTGAACCGTCTCAGTTGGCTGCTGTTGACATATTTGTCAGTACAGTCGACCCCTTGAAGGAGCCACCTATCGTCACTGCCAACACTGTGCTATCCATTCTTGCTGTTGATTATCCCGTGGACAAGGTCTCTTGCTATGTATCTGATGACGGAGCTTCAATGCTGACTTTTGACGCATTGGCTGAGACTTCAGAGTTTGCTAGGAAATGGGTACCATTTGTGAAGAAGTATGACATTGAACCCAGAGCTCCCGAGTTTTACTTTTGCCAGAAAATTGATTACCTGAAAGACAAAGTCCAGCCTTCATTTGTTAAAGACCGCCGGGCCATGAAG AGAGAATATGAAGAATTTAAAATCAGGATAAATGCCCTAGTTTCTAAGGCATTGAAAGTCCCCGAGGAAGGATGGATCATGCAAGATGGCACACCATGGCCAGGAAACAATACCAGGGATCATCCTGGAATGATTCAG GTTTTCCTTGGTCACAGTGGTGGCCTTGATACTGAGGGTAATGAGCTCCCCCGTTTAGTTTATGTGTCTCGTGAAAAGCGTCCTGGGTTCCAGCACCACAAGAAGGCTGGTGCCATGAATGCCCTT GTTCGTGTCTCAGCTGTCCTTACTAATGGACAATACATGTTGAATCTTGATTGTGATCACTACATCAACAACAGCAAGGCTGTCCGAGAAGCTATGTGCTTCCTAATGGATCCAAACCTAGGTCCGCAAGTCTGTTATGTGCAGTTCCCACAAAGGTTTGATGGGATTGATAGGAATGATCGATATGCAAACAGGAACACTGTCTTTTTTGAT ATTAACTTGAGGGGCCTTGACGGCATTCAAGGACCAGTTTATGTGGGAACTGGTTGTGTTTTCAACAGAACAGCTATCTATGGTTATGAGCCCCCAATTAAGGCGAAGAAGCCAGGTTTCTTGGCATCACTATGTGGGGGCAAGAAGAAGGCAAGCAAGTCAAAGAAAAGGAGCTCAGATAAGAAAAAGTCGAACAAGCATGTGGACAGTTCAGTTCCAGTATTCAATCTCGAAGACATAGAGGAGGGTGTTGAAG GTGCTGGGTTTGATGATGAGAAATCAGTTCTCATGTCTCAAATGAGCTTAGAGAAGAGATTTGGCCAGTCAGCAGCATTTGTTGCCTCCACTCTGATGGAATATGGTGGTGTTCCTCAGTCCTCCACTCCAGAATCTCTTTTGAAAGAAGCTATCCATGTCATAAGTTGTGGCTATGAGGACAAGTCTGAATGGGGAACTGAG ATTGGTTGGATCTATGGATCTGTCACAGAAGATATTCTTACTGGATTCAAGATGCACGCAAGAGGCTGGCGTTCAGTCTATTGCATGCCCAAGCGCCCAGCTTTCAAGGGATCTGCCCCCATCAATCTTTCAGATCGTCTGAACCAAGTGCTGCGGTGGGCTCTCGGTTCTGTTGAAATTCTTTTCAGCCGGCATTGCCCCTTATGGTATGGCTACGGAGGGCGCCTCAAGTTCCTGGAGAGATTCGCTTACATCAACACCACCATTTACCCACTAACCTCTCTCCCGCTTCTAGTCTATTGTATATTGCCTGCTATCTGTCTGCTCACTGGAAAGTTCATCATGCCAGAG ATTAGCAACTTGGCCAGTATCTGGTTCATTGCGCTCTTCCTTTCAATTTTCGCCACTGGTATCCTTGAGATGAGGTGGAGTGGTGTTGGCATTGACGAGTGGTGGAGGAATGAACAGTTCTGGGTCATTGGAGGTATCTCTGCACATCTGTTTGCCGTCTTTCAGGGTCTTCTGAAGGTGCTTGCCGGTATCGACACCAACTTCACTGTCACCTCAAAGGCTAATGACGAAGAAGGCGACTTTGCTGAGCTCTACATGTTCAAGTGGACGACGCTTCTCATCCCTCCGACGACCATTTTGATCATTAACATGGTTGGTGTCGTTGCTGGCACCTCCTACGCCATCAACAGTGGTTACCAATCATGGGGGCCGCTCTTTGGGAAGCTCTTCTTTGCCTTCTGGGTGATTGTTCACTTATACCCATTCCTCAAGGGTCTTATGGGCAGGCAAAACCGCACACCGACGATTGTCATCGTCTGGGCTGTCCTCCTCGCTTCTATCTTCTCCTTGCTGTGGGTTCGTGTTGATCCATTCACTACCCGTCTCGCTGGCCCAAATATCCAAACCTGTGGCATCAACTGCTAG
- the LOC125535619 gene encoding uncharacterized protein LOC125535619, whose product MGSNVQMLATGISRHFTSCIAQTGGISLQREDRQHPRGRGVVPAHCSQRTGAHARLHMHRSRQTGFSFKLCHCRRPRWEKFYRSLVTNSVCNVSEGTRISPDIFLNGWLLTKFRYMEFRNQFCNFFFAGISSAT is encoded by the exons ATGG GGAGCAATGTGCAGATGCTGGCCACCGGAATCTCTCGTCACTTCACATCTTGCATCGCGCAGACAGGGGGCATCAGCCTGCAGCGAGAGGATCGGCAACATCCGCGCGGCCGCGGCGTCGTGCCGGCCCACTGCTCGCAAAGGACAGGAGCCCATGCACGGCTGCACATGCACAGAAGCAGGCAAACTG GTTTTTCTTTCAAGCTCTGCCACTGCCGAAGACCACGGTGGGAGAAGTTTTACAGGAGCCTCGTCACCAACAGCGTCTGCAACGTCTCGGAGGGGACAAGAATATCGCCTGACATTTTTCTCAATG GATGGCTACTGACTAAATTCAGATATATGGAGTTCCGGAATCAGTTCTGCaactttttttttgcgggaatcAGTTCTGCAACTTGA
- the LOC125540971 gene encoding protein PYRICULARIA ORYZAE RESISTANCE 21-like, translating into MAEKVSTLIIEANLECEECYRKIQKVLCKLQEKEKIRTINFDTKKNTVTVSGPFDPVKLSKKLRCKACKAIKDIKIIEEKKPDAKKPEEKKPEEKKPEEKKPAADGCKCCCKKPDEKKPDEKKKADEKKPEEKKEEKKEEKKKTDEKKGEEKPKPAAPAAPSTTVNLQFTQMCNLCYPWPCSDPSHWGGVHQYPHPQQPQWPCEPPQMPAYPAPHHPQHPPWAVPATPKRQTCGGPAYCGGGCGSCGGGGGGGGYGAWPPAMPTPLQMMQPPPMGCGGPASSCRGCKGCRIVQEGRFIYEEYPPSACTVM; encoded by the exons ATGGCAGAGAAG GTATCCACGTTGATCATTGAAGCCAACCTCGAATGCGAGGAATGCTACAGGAAGATTCAGAAAGTGCTATGTAAACTCCAAG AGAAGGAGAAGATCAGGACCATCAACTTCGACACCAAGAAGAACACGGTGACCGTCTCCGGCCCATTCGACCCGGTGAAGCTGTCCAAGAAGCTGCGATGCAAGGCGTGCAAGGCTATCAAGGACATCAAGATCATCGAAGAAAAGAAGCCCGATGCCAAGAAGCCGGAGGAGAAGAAGCCAGAGGAGAAGAAGCCCGAGGAGAAGAAGCCGGCCGCCgatggctgcaagtgctgctgcaAGAAGCCCGATGAGAAGAAGCCGGATGAGAAGAAGAAGGCCGACGAGAAGAAGCCGGAAGAAAAGAAGGAggaaaagaaggaagaaaagaagaagacgGATGAGAAGAAGGGCGAGGAGAAGCCCAAACCGGCCGCGCCGGCGGCACCGTCGACGACGGTGAACCTGCAGTTCACGCAGATGTGCAACCTCTGCTACCCGTGGCCGTGCAGCGACCCGAGCCACTGGGGAGGCGTGCATCAGTACCCGCATCCCCAGCAGCCGCAGTGGCCGTGCGAGCCGCCGCAGATGCCGGCCTACCCCGCCCCGCACCACCCTCAGCACCCGCCCTGGGCGGTGCCGGCGACCCCGAAGAGGCAGACGTGCGGAGGCCCGGCGTACTGCGGAGGAGGGTGCGGctcgtgcggcggcggcggcggtggcggcgggtaCGGGGCGTGGCCGCCGGCGATGCCGACGCCGCTGCAGATGATGCAGCCCCCGCCGATGGGCTGCGGCGGGCCGGCGTCGTCGTGCAGAGGGTGCAAGGGCTGCCGGATCGTGCAGGAGGGGAGGTTCATCTACGAGGAGTACCCGCCCAGTGCATGCACCGTCATGTGA